From one Dermacentor andersoni chromosome 1, qqDerAnde1_hic_scaffold, whole genome shotgun sequence genomic stretch:
- the LOC126547935 gene encoding pseudouridylate synthase TRUB2, mitochondrial isoform X2, which translates to MDVRPPTDFVTIEGSVSNSAELTVKSCPSFADHPLVVGSRYQPEDFKMAWGVDLGKYTSGVLLMRVHGGYHKMKKLCHSNQLRTYELQGEFGKASDTHTPLSKIVEKATYRHITVAKLERLLGSIQSAYQVQAFKYAGVPLNSQAAFEMAAKGTVRPADESPTLVYNIRCVELDLPYFTLEVSCIHETENYLLQLVHEIGLHLHSCAICHRVRLVRYGLFNTDLALLRKHWTLEYILKNIQDCKPLVAQGLLEPHSPHFIDFNEAKQIPRPGQ; encoded by the exons ATGGACGTGCGACCCCCAACAGACTTTGTAACTATCGAAGGGTCTGTGTCCAATAGTGCGGAACTTACCGTTAAGTCTTGCCCAAGTTTTGCAGACCATCCTCTTG TCGTAGGCTCAAGGTACCAACCTGAAGATTTTAAAATGGCCTGGGGTGTAGACCTTGGAAAGTATACCTCTGGGGTGTTGT TAATGAGGGTCCATGGAGGCTACCACAAGATGAAAAAGCTCTGTCATTCTAACCAACTTCGTACTTATGAGCTTCAAGGAGAATTCGGAAAGGCATCAGATACGCACACACCACTTTCAAAGATTGTTGAAAAGGCAACATATC GTCATATCACAGTTGCAAAACTAGAGCGACTTTTAGGCTCCATCCAATCAGCATATCAAGTTCAAGCATTTAA ATATGCAGGTGTACCCCTGAACAGCCAGGCAGCATTTGAAATGGCAGCTAAAGGCACGGTGCGACCTGCTGATGAGTCTCCTACTCTTGTATACAACATTCGCTGTGTGGAACTGGATCTGCCTTATTTCACACTTG AAGTGAGCTGCATCCATGAAACTGAGAACTATCTTCTGCAGCTGGTGCATGAAATTGGGCTGCATCTTCATTCATGTGCCATCTGCCATCGTGTACGACTCGTACGCTACGGTTTGTTTAACACTGATTTGGCCTTGCTGCGAAAGCATTGGACATTAGAATACATCTTAAAAAATATTCAAGACTGCAAGCCACTTGTGGCTCAAGGGTTGCTTGAGCCTCACTCGCCACATTTTATTGACTTTAATGAAGCCAAACAGATTCCTAGGCCAGGACAATAA